From the Natronococcus sp. AD-5 genome, one window contains:
- a CDS encoding DUF6691 family protein yields the protein MSRNRHPLFMPLILVGGLIFGFGLAYSHMARPEIVLDFLQFDDFGLPFVMFGAAIVSGIAFAVMPRIRDSAPLTGDKYGRRLKPFDRNVLIGGGIFGVGWGLSGICPGAAYASLGIGNVTILWAVVGMFAGAYLQGVWRSKRAAADMAPAGAD from the coding sequence ATGAGCCGGAATCGTCATCCCCTGTTCATGCCGCTGATCCTCGTCGGCGGCCTGATCTTCGGATTCGGATTGGCCTACAGCCACATGGCCCGCCCAGAAATCGTGCTGGACTTCCTCCAGTTCGACGACTTCGGCCTGCCGTTCGTCATGTTCGGCGCAGCGATCGTCTCCGGGATCGCCTTCGCGGTGATGCCCCGGATACGCGACAGCGCTCCGCTGACCGGCGACAAGTACGGACGTCGGCTGAAGCCGTTCGACCGGAACGTCCTGATCGGCGGCGGAATCTTCGGCGTCGGCTGGGGGCTGTCGGGGATCTGTCCCGGAGCGGCCTACGCCAGCCTCGGGATCGGCAACGTCACGATCCTCTGGGCGGTCGTCGGCATGTTCGCCGGCGCCTACCTGCAGGGGGTCTGGCGCAGCAAGCGCGCAGCGGCCGACATGGCTCCGGCGGGTGCCGACTAA
- a CDS encoding YeeE/YedE family protein: MLAELAAPGQVVPAEPFPNGISRYAIGGLLVGLGAVVIYLGTGIAAGASTFLESTLSYVSDQSRFKQYRASRDWRIVFTLGIVLGAAVYAVFWQGGTWTTDVQPWRLLVGGVLVGIGTRIGKGCTSGHGVCGVGSASRTSIVGVITFLTVAIVTAQIVAALGVSP, from the coding sequence ATGCTCGCCGAACTCGCCGCCCCGGGTCAGGTCGTACCCGCCGAGCCGTTTCCCAACGGCATCTCCCGGTACGCGATCGGGGGACTGCTCGTGGGCCTTGGCGCGGTCGTCATCTACCTCGGGACGGGGATCGCCGCCGGCGCGAGCACGTTCCTCGAGTCGACGCTGTCGTACGTCTCGGATCAGTCGCGGTTCAAGCAGTACCGCGCCTCTCGAGACTGGCGGATCGTGTTCACGCTGGGGATCGTCCTCGGAGCGGCGGTCTACGCCGTCTTCTGGCAGGGCGGGACGTGGACGACGGACGTCCAGCCCTGGCGGCTGCTGGTCGGCGGCGTCCTCGTCGGGATCGGCACGCGCATCGGCAAGGGCTGCACGTCGGGTCACGGCGTCTGCGGCGTCGGCTCGGCTTCCCGGACGTCGATCGTCGGAGTGATAACGTTCCTGACGGTCGCGATCGTGACTGCCCAGATCGTCGCTGCACTGGGGGTGAGTCCGTAA